The proteins below come from a single Garra rufa chromosome 25, GarRuf1.0, whole genome shotgun sequence genomic window:
- the ces2b gene encoding uncharacterized protein ces2b isoform X1, whose protein sequence is MTMRASVVLSLCILIQFSLQNTVKAEDGPVLQTKLGSLKGEYVKARGKDTVIHSYLGVPFAKPPVGPLRLSAPQPAEKWAGVRDATKQPFMCLQDKQLVEVLIANMSMNVKVPDSSEDCLYLNVYTPSKPGANDKLPVMVWIHGGGLSMASASVFDGHVLAAYQDVVVVLIQYRLGLLGFFSTGDEHAPGNYGLLDQVAALQWVQENIHSFGGDPGLVTIFGESAGGVSVSLHVLSPLSSNLFRYAIAESGTAAMDALLIPDPLPTAQYVGNVSGCEVCCTKKIVDCVMKMSEDEILTLVKEHPMLRFGVTTDGKFLPKPAAELLQSQQFNKVPLITGITNDECGFILPNFFSPEGWTEGMDMEQILPFLTMFNPALVDQSVAELVLNEYLGTSPDRIKIRDGFREMLGDFLFNIPARKVANYHRDAGAPVYVYEFQHAPSVLQKKRPSFAGSDHGDEVLFVLGFCFANGHIKMEGELSKNEDELCKTVMAYWGNFARTGSPNGPGLTKWPEFGAEAEYLSIGLEQKPGKDLKGKHFTFMTQTLPRIIKERQEGPIVHTKLGSLRGAFMTAKGKETVVSSYLAVPFAKPPVGPLRLAPPQPAEAWQGVRDATKQPPMCLQSREMLLDLLANMSMNVEVPGVSEDCLYLNIYTPSKPGDNSKLPVMVWIHGGGFSAASASIFDGHVLAAYQDVVVVLIQYRLGLLGFFSTGDEHAPGNYGLLDQVAALQWVQENIHSFGGNPGLVTIFGESAGGVSVSLHVLSPLSSNLFRYAIAESGTAAMDAIMSPNPLPTAQYVGHLSGCDISYTKKIVDCVMQLSEEDILKIAREQLMLRFGVTVDGQFLPKPVDDILQSHEFNKVPLINGVTDDDGGFTLLNILGPPGWIDGMDREQIIPFLPFFNPDFQDPAIAEFVLNEYLGTSNDRIKIREGFREIMGDFFFNIPARKVANYHRDTGAPVYVYEFQHSPSLLQKKRPSFVGSDHGDEIFFVFGYCFGKGHIKLEEEVTEEENELCKTSMAYWGNFARTGSPNGPGLTKWPEYGAEAEYLGIGLQQKAGKNFKEKHFNFITQKLPQIIKEWKEGPVVQTKLGSLRGAFLTAKGKDTIIKSYLGVPFAKPPVGPLRLARPQPAEKWDGVRDATKQPPMCVQDRQISVVELEILGMAVEVPEVSEDCLYLNIYTPVKPGEDSKLPVMVWIHGGGLVLGSASVYDGSVLSAYQDVVVVLIQYRLGLLGFFSTGDEHAPGNYGFLDQVAALQWIQENIHSFGGDPGSVTIFGESAGGVSVSSLILSPLASGLFHRAIAESGTALWDGLVMANPLLKAQNAAKLCKCESSSSSSKIVDCIMRLSEEEVLECSNRFVMLDFSLAMDSYFLPKPIEEIVKKQEFSKVPLITGITDDEFGFLLPAYFEGKGWIDGMNKEQAIERLTLMYPEPRDRWIIDLVAKEYLGDTSDPIQIRDIYREMMGDMMFNIPALQLAKYHSASGAPVYLYEFQHSPSMIQKNRPSFVGVDHADELLFIQGTCFAKAHLKATAPFTKEEEELCRTVMAYWGNFARTGSPNGPGLTHWPEYEDETYLGIGLKQKAGKNLKRKHYTFLTKTLPDLIRQGREKKEHLEL, encoded by the exons ATGACTATGAGAGCCTCTGTCGTGCTTTCACTCTGCATCCTGATCCAGTTCAGCCTACAAAACACGGTGAAAGCTGAGGATG GACCTGTCCTGCAAACCAAGCTTGGGTCCCTGAAAGGTGAATATGTGAAAGCGAGGGGAAAGGACACAGTCATCCATTCCTATCTGGGCGTACCGTTCGCCAAGCCGCCTGTGGGCCCACTGAGATTGTCTGCTCCACAGCCTGCAGAGAAATGGGCCGGAGTGAGAGACGCTACAAAGCAGCCATTCAT GTGTCTGCAGGATAAGCAGTTAGTTGAAGTCTTGATAGCCAATATGTCTATGAATGTCAAGGTTCCTGACTCATCAGAGGACTGTCTTTACCTCAACGTCTACACACCTTCTAAACCTGGAGCAAATGATAAGTTGCCT GTTATGGTTTGGATCCATGGCGGAGGTTTGTCGATGGCTTCTGCGTCCGTGTTTGACGGACATGTTTTGGCTGCCTATCAGGATGTAGTTGTGGTTCTGATTCAGTATAGACTCGGCTTACTTGGATTTTTCAG CACAGGAGATGAACATGCGCCAGGAAACTATGGTCTTCTGGATCAGGTTGCAGCTCTTCAGTGGGTTCAGGAGAACATCCACAGCTTTGGTGGAGATCCTGGATTGGTGACCATCTTTGGAGAGTCTGCTGGAGGAGTCAGTGTGTCTTTACAT GTTCTTTCTCCATTATCCTCAAACCTGTTTCGTTATGCCATCGCAGAGAGTGGCACGGCAGCAATGGATGCTTTACTGATTCCCGATCCTCTGCCAACAGCCCAA TATGTAGGAAATGTATCTGGTTGTGAGGTTTGCTGCACAAAGAAGATTGTTGACTGTGTGATGAAGATGTCAGAAGACGAAATCTTGACGCTGGTTAAG GAGCATCCAATGCTTCGTTTTGGAGTGACAACGGATGGCAAGTTTCTTCCCAAACCTGCAGCAGAGCTTCTTCAATCCCAGCAGTTTAATAAAGTGCCTCTGATCACTGGAATCACGAATGATGAGTGTGGATTTATTCTGCCTAAT TTCTTTTCACCTGAAGGATGGACAGAGGGGATGGACATGGAGCAGATCTTGCCATTTTTGACCATGTTTAATCCTGCT CTTGTAGATCAGTCAGTTGCTGAGCTTGTTTTAAATGAGTATCTGGGCACGTCTCCTGACAGGATCAAAATCAGAGATGGTTTTCGAGAGATGTTAGGAGACTTTCTTTTCAACATCCCGGCTCGCAAAGTAGCGAATTACCACAGAG ATGCCGGTGCACCAGTATACGTGTATGAATTCCAGCATGCTCCCAGTGTACTTCAAAAGAAAAGACCTAGTTTTGCTGGAAGTGACCATGGAGATGAAGTTTTATTTGTACTTGGTTTTTGCTTTGCAAATGGACATATAAAGATGGAAG GTGAACTCTCCAAAAATGAAGATGAGCTTTGTAAAACTGTCATGGCTTACTGGGGAAACTTTGCTCGCACCGG GTCTCCGAATGGTCCAGGCCTCACAAAGTGGCCTGAATTTGGAGCTGAGGCTGAGTATCTCAGCATTGGACTGGAGCAGAAACCTGGGAAAGACCTGAAGGGAAAACACTTCACTTTCATGACTCAAACCCTTCCGCGGATAATAAAAGAGCGACAGGAAG GACCTATAGTACACACCAAACTAGGAAGTTTAAGAGGTGCCTTCATGACTGCAAAAGGCAAGGAAACAGTGGTCAGTAGCTATTTAGCTGTACCGTTTGCAAAGCCACCCGTGGGTCCGTTGAGACTGGCTCCACCACAACCTGCAGAGGCTTGGCAAGGAGTGAGAGATGCTACAAAACAGCCACCCAT GTGTCTACAGTCAAGGGAGATGCTTTTAGACCTGTTAGCTAATATGTCAATGAATGTGGAGGTTCCTGGAGTATCTGAAGACTGTCTTTACCTCAACATTTACACTCCGTCTAAACCTGGAGACAACAGCAAGTTACCT GTTATGGTTTGGATTCATGGTGGAGGTTTTTCCGCTGCCTCTGCTTCCATTTTTGACGGACATGTTTTGGCTGCTTATCAAGATGTAGTTGTGGTCTTGATCCAGTACAGACTTGGCCTGCTCGGGTTTTTCAG CACAGGCGATGAACATGCGCCAGGAAACTATGGTCTTCTGGATCAGGTTGCAGCTCTTCAGTGGGTTCAGGAGAACATCCACAGCTTCGGTGGAAATCCTGGATTGGTGACCATCTTTGGAGAGTCTGCTGGAGGAGTCAGTGTGTCTTTACAT GTTCTTTCTCCATTATCATCAAACCTGTTTCGTTACGCCATCGCAGAGAGTGGCACGGCAGCAATGGATGCCATCATGAGTCCCAACCCTCTGCCAACAGCCCAA TATGTAGGACATTTATCTGGCTGTGATATTTCCTACACAAAGAAGATTGTTGACTGTGTGATGCAGCTGTCAGAAGAGGACATCTTGAAGATTGCTAGG GAACAACTAATGCTTCGTTTTGGAGTGACAGTTGACGGCCAGTTCCTTCCAAAACCTGTAGATGATATTCTTCAATCCCACGAGTTTAACAAAGTGCCTCTGATCAATGGAGTTACTGATGACGATGGCGGCTTTACACTACTTAAT ATTCTTGGACCCCCAGGATGGATAGATGGAATGGACAGAGAGCAGATCATAccatttttgccttttttcaatCCTGAT TTTCAGGATCCAGCGATTGCTGagtttgttttaaatgagtaTCTAGGCACATCCAATGACAGGATCAAAATCCGAGAAGGTTTTCGAGAGATAATGGGGGACTTTTTTTTCAACATCCCAGCTCGCAAAGTAGCGAATTACCACAGAG ataCAGGTGCACCAGTCTATGTGTATGAATTCCAGCATTCTCCCAGTCTGCTTCAAAAGAAAAGACCCAGTTTTGTTGGAAGTGACCATGGAGATgaaattttctttgtttttggctACTGCTTTGGAAAAGGACATATAAAACTGGAAG AAGAAGTCACAGAGGAAGAGAATGAACTTTGTAAAACGTCCATGGCTTATTGGGGAAATTTTGCTCGCACTGG GTCTCCGAATGGTCCTGGCCTCACAAAGTGGCCTGAATATGGAGCTGAGGCTGAGTATCTCGGCATTGGACTGCAACAGAAAGCTGGCAAAAACTTCAAGGAAAAACACTTTAATTTCATCACCCAAAAACTTCCGCAGATAATAAAAGAGTGGAAGGAAG GACCTGTAGTGCAAACAAAATTAGGATCTCTGAGAGGTGCCTTCTTGACTGCGAAGGGCAAGGACACAATCATCAAAAGCTATCTAGGTGTACCATTCGCCAAGCCCCCTGTGGGCCCACTGAGACTGGCTCGTCCCCAGCCTGCAGAGAAATGGGACGGAGTGAGAGACGCAACCAAACAGCCACCCAT GTGCGTCCAGGACAGGCAAATTAGTGTGGTTGAACTTGAGATTCTCGGTATGGCTGTGGAGGTTCCCGAGGTCTCAGAAGACTGCTTGTATCTCAACATCTACACTCCAGTCAAACCTGGTGAAGACAGCAAGCTACCA GTGATGGTTTGGATTCACGGTGGAGGACTTGTTCTTGGTTCAGCTTCGGTGTATGACGGCTCCGTTCTGTCAGCGTATCAGGATGTGGTTGTGGTGCTGATTCAGTACAGATTAGGTCTGCTGGGATTCTTTAG CACGGGAGATGAACATGCGCCAGGAAACTATGGTTTCCTGGATCAGGTTGCTGCTCTTCAGTGGATTCAGGAGAACATCCACAGCTTCGGTGGAGATCCTGGATCTGTGACTATCTTTGGAGAGTCTGCTGGAGGAGTCAGTGTATCCTCACTG ATACTTTCACCATTGGCTTCTGGTCTGTTTCATCGTGCCATTGCAGAAAGCGGGACGGCCTTATGGGATGGTTTAGTGATGGCTAATCCATTACTGAAGGCTCAG AATGCAGCCAAATTATGTAAATGTGAAAGCAGCAGCAGCTCATCAAAGATCGTGGACTGCATCATGCGCTTGTCTGAGGAGGAAGTTCTGGAATGTTCAAATCGG TTTGTGATGTTGGACTTCAGTCTTGCTATGGATTCTTATTTCCTTCCCAAACCCATAGAGGAGATTGTAAAGAAACAAGAGTTCAGTAAAGTTCCTCTCATCACTGGAATTACTGATGATGAGTTTGGCTTTTTACTGCCTGCA TATTTTGAGGGTAAAGGATGGATTGACGGGATGAATAAAGAGCAAGCCATAGAACGCCTGACCCTCATGTATCCTGAG CCCAGGGATCGATGGATCATTGATCTAGTGGCGAAGGAGTACCTGGGCGACACAAGCGACCCGATTCAAATCCGAGACATTTATAGAGAGATGATGGGAGACATGATGTTCAACATCCCTGCCCTCCAACTGGCAAAATACCACAGCG CCTCAGGAGCACCAGTTTATCTGTACGAGTTCCAGCATTCTCCCAGTATGATCCAGAAGAACAGGCCCAGCTTTGTTGGTGTCGACCACGCAGATGAACTGTTATTTATCCAGGGCACCTGCTTCGCTAAAGCCCACCTCAAAGCAACCG CTCCTTTCACAAAGGAAGAGGAAGagctgtgcaggactgtgatGGCCTACTGGGGGAACTTTGCACGCACTGG